From Rhododendron vialii isolate Sample 1 chromosome 10a, ASM3025357v1, the proteins below share one genomic window:
- the LOC131303326 gene encoding transcription factor bHLH93-like: MEFTQQGLLDELLAAPRRDTWTNFPSNDDFSNGWIFESLEHESQVLCPPNPQFLGLTSPTEPSFSFPLHGLHYPFAETFTAPEIDSSYDSNAPPPIPFPTQEQHPSMVKNDGEYGFVGSDLHTLEDRLNGNKVEMEPTANTPEFNVDFGGQRKNRAKKVEGQPSKNLMAERRRRKRLNDRLLMLRSIVPKISKTDRTSILRDTIDYMKELLEKVKNLGGEEDAKGSMNQVQLMGKSKELKPNELLVRYSPKFNVERTNSETRVKISCAPKPGLVLSTVSTLEALGLDIQQCVISCFNDFSVQASCSEGMQQQAIISSEDIKQALFRNAGYGGRYL; encoded by the exons atggaatttACTCAACAAGGTCTCTTAGATGAGTTACTCGCAGCTCCAAGAAGAGACACTTGGACCAACTTTCCTTCCAATGATGACTTCTCTAATGGCTGGATCTTTGAATCTCTAGAACATGAGAGCCAAGTTCTCTGTCCACCAAATCCCCAATTTCTAGGACTCACCTCACCGACAGAACCCAGCTTTTCCTTCCCTCTCCATGGGCTCCACTACCCTTTTGCTGAAACTTTCACAGCTCCGGAAATTGATTCTTCATATGACAGTAATGCCCCCCCTCCAATCCCATTTCCAACTCAAGAGCAGCACCCATCAATGGTGAAGAATGATGGAGAATATGGCTTTGTTGGAAGTGATCTCCACACATTGGAAGATAGACTTAATGGTAATAAAGTTGAAATGGAACCAACTGCAAATACCCCAGAATTCAACGTGGATTTCGGCGGACAGAGAAAGAACAGAGCTAAGAAGGTTGAGGGGCAGCCCTCAAAGAACCTTATGGCAGAAAGAAGACGGAGGAAGCGACTAAATGACCGCCTTTTGATGCTCAGATCAATCGTCCCTAAGATAAGCAAG ACGGACAGGACATCCATACTTAGAGATACCATAGACTACATGAAAGAACTTTTGGAAAAAGTCAAAAACTTGGGGGGAGAAGAAGATGCAAAAGGAAGTATGAATCAAGTGCAATTGATGGGCAAATCCAAGGAGCTGAAACCCAATGAACTACTAGTGAGGTATTCACCAAAG TTCAATGTAGAGAGGACAAACAGTGAGACACGGGTCAAGATTTCTTGCGCACCAAAACCAGGATTAGTGCTGTCAACAGTCAGTACGTTAGAAGCACTCGGCCTTGACATCCAACAATGTGTCATAAgttgttttaatgatttttcAGTGCAAGCTTCTTGTTCAGAG GGTATGCAGCAGCAAGCCATAATAAGTTCCGAAGACATAAAGCAAGCTTTATTCAGGAATGCAGGCTACGGGGGCAGATATCTATAG